One genomic region from Drosophila subpulchrella strain 33 F10 #4 breed RU33 chromosome 2R, RU_Dsub_v1.1 Primary Assembly, whole genome shotgun sequence encodes:
- the LOC119552181 gene encoding apoptotic chromatin condensation inducer in the nucleus isoform X6 gives MATSDQSRRPLEPIFIATPPPTPLLHLHSSITRTTTPREMPTMYHFDFATSSTTDPEAEEPMRGAGDDPLPPPPLTSGSSLPVPEYVPEQTKQLTPCPCCSRTFVVDALRKHVVICEKSSKKRKIFDSSRQRRDGTALSTYVLPKNFGLPNAERTAGLPSPPTSSREAMTTSVNAAPPEPVNSPQPVRRKSQSEVVRSTARASLRKAASTLSSNSASEAPAGPPAAPAAPPVRERSLARRIKAPACDRCPHCERTFNPKAFDRHVEWCKEKAILNNIKSTNSQETSKAKERLEARKQYKPPNLKTKRSLARDKYSGNHEELLEAGEIAAPKPSMMSLSMTSSVHSDNTQTQVARPRTSAGSGGGGGRGKANSSVTQNQVSLYQEDPPSSPPPRERALVRPSKRSKPESCSEIDDTMERLRTGDALQLAKLDCVEAPVLRPAGRRRSGCKVDKIDVGDKEISLPHLPQVTMTFDELNGLIKRKGGKPICNVEMDDQEIAGLASKHRSSKSLVRQARRRICTTENPNLEFRALQQGSVVSKDVQFASLDSSLVPLQRMQRKVYSGSEEDSPRAEIQIKLEATTMRTVRRPTKRSGQVAQMNSNSEPMRALPMPGLRQSLEAINQSMGQTVLPKLELGNEREEYETEETDEPDNYTSDLEDEYEEKEDPIMRVAKLLELAKSMSKKNAELKQEIQIEEEEHEQEQEQEQEEDEDEDEEEEEEEKEEEEERPLKLPPLTKQNSNVSRRLVLLEQDENGTMYIKSAPNSKRRSNRSQQDPKMPEERLQRQQSNASRASSQEEKQSRLELEKRAAAEEHQQKREIFISIETETNAQGRSPISPESLRHMVGNAQTPIDVLHIENGIEPEHARFSKISDTEDACDEPGDRASQATNRLAPSSSGSALAPNVQLNNAKNLIQQMQSDFRQMGEEASVSMRRMLIVGNNGGRAGEEFRDANPGGPGQGQGQQPHHQVKANSPLTPSPSADSDELSSLDGYPMSSSHGSRRGASSKLSSDSAYGSSNSPYSLSRQRSTELQTGSPRGQGLLRPHTASAKLPGCMMDASTQAQTDYGTLKARQRLFAPDFGNNNGAGSESCSSGSDHSFAAQPNPQQQQQQETSNYNYQQQQQQQETGNYNYQQQQQQQQEQEQAQSPPAYNNNNNNDNNNSVPMTPTTSEHSLKSNSSTSESKKMSNFCYECGSKFIIKSAKFCMDCGVKRVKLNPRNRNTEHYNPEDTRPQDEDDCLDRS, from the exons ATGGCCACTTCGGATCAGAGCAGAAGGCCCCTGGAGCCGATCTTCATCGCCACCCCGCCGCCCACGCCCCTGCTGCACCTCCACAGCTCCATAACGCGCACCACAACGCCCCGCGAAATGCCCACCATGTACCACTTCGATTTTG CAACAAGCAGCACCACGGATCCCGAGGCGGAAGAACCGATGCGGGGCGCGGGGGATGacccgctgcccccgccgccaCTGACCTCCGGCTCGTCCCTTCCGGTGCCGGAGTACGTTCCGGAGCAGACCAAGCAGCTGACCCCCTGCCCCTGCTGCAGCCGCACCTTCGTCGTGGACGCCCTGCGCAAGCACGTCGTCATCTGCGAGAAGTCCTCCAAGAAGCGCAAGATCTTCGATTCCTCGAGACAGCGCCGCGACGGAACCGCTCTGTCCACCTACGTGCTGCCCAAGAACTTTGGCCTCCCCAATGCGGAACGCACGGCGGGATTGCCCTCTCCTCCGACCTCCAGTCGCGAGGCCATGACCACATCGGTGAATGCTGCGCCACCAGAG CCGGTGAACTCTCCTCAGCCAGTTCGTCGCAAGTCGCAGTCCGAAGTGGTTCGCTCCACTGCCCGCGCCTCTCTGCGCAAGGCGGCCTCCACACTCTCCTCCAACTCGGCGTCAGAGGCTCCAGCTGGGCCACCTGCTGCTCCGGCTGCTCCCCCGGTCCGCGAGAGATCGCTGGCCAGGCGGATCAAGGCACCCGCCTGCGATCGCTGCCCCCACTGCGAACGCACCTTCAATCCAAAGGCCTTCGACCGCCACGTGGAGTGGTGCAAGGAGAAGGCCATCCTGAACAACATCAAGTCCACCAATAGCCAGGAGACCAGCAAGGCCAAGGAGCGCCTGGAGGCCAGGAAGCAGTACAAGCCTCCGAATCTGAA GACTAAGAGATCTCTGGCCCGGGACAAGTACTCTGGAAACCACGAGGAGCTCCTGGAGGCGGGAGAGATCGCGGCACCCAAGCCAAGTATGATGTCCCTTTCGATGACCTCGTCCGTGCACAGTGACAA CACACAAACTCAAGTTGCAAGACCCCGAACCTCGGCAGGatcaggaggaggaggaggtcgTGGCAAAGCGAACTCATCGGTCACCCAGAACCAGGTGAGCCTGTACCAAGAGGACCCCCCATCCTCACCACCTCCAAGGGAACGCGCCTTAGTGCGTCCCTCCAAGCGATCCAAGCCAGAATCCTGCAGCGAAATCGACGATACCATGGAGCGACTCAGGACTGGAGATGCCCTCCAGTTGGCCAAGCTCGACTGCGTGGAGGCGCCAGTTCTTCGACCAGCCGGACGCCGCAGGAGCGGATGCAAAGTTGATAAAATCGATGTGGGTGATAAGGAGATCAGCCTGCCCCATCTTCCACAAGTAACCATGACTTTCGACGAGCTCAATGGGTTGATCAAGCGCAAAG GCGGCAAGCCCATCTGCAATGTGGAGATGGATGACCAGGAAATCGCTGGTCTGGCCTCCAAACACCGCTCCTCCAAGTCGCTGGTGCGACAGGCACGTCGTCGCATTTGCACCACGGAGAATCCCAATCTGGAGTTCAGAGCTTTGCAACAGGGTTCGGTGGTGTCTAAGGACGTCCAGTTTGCATCCCTGGACTCCAGTTTGGTGCCCCTGCAGCGAATGCAACGCAAGGTGTACTCTGGATCCGAGGAGGATTCCCCGAGGGCGGAGATCCAGATCAAACTGGAGGCCACAACCATGCGCACAGTGCGCCGGCCCACAAAGAGATCAGGTCAGGTTGCCCAAATGAACAGCAACTCGGAACCTATGCGAGCTTTGCCCATGCCAGGATTAAGGCAGAGTCTGGAGGCCATTAATCAGTCCATGGGGCAGACGGTTCTCCCAAAACTAGAGCTGGGTAACGAGAGGGAGGAATACGAAACGGAGGAGACAGATGAACCTGATAACTATACCAGTGATCTGGAGGATGAGTATGAAGAGAAGGAGGACCCTATAATGCGAGTTGCCAAACTACTCGAGCTCGCCAAGTCGATGTCCAAGAAGAATGCTGAATTGAAGCAGGAAATACAAATTGAAGAAGAGGAGCacgagcaggagcaggagcaggagcaggaggaggacgaggacgaggacgaggaggaagaggaggaggaaaAGGAAGAGGAAGAGGAGCGTCCCCTGAAGCTGCCTCCTTTGACCAAACAGAATAGCAACGTCAGTCGTCGTCTGGTGCTCCTTGAGCAGGATGAGAATGGCACCATGTATATCAAGTCTGCTCCTAATTCTAAGCGCCGTTCGAATAG GTCTCAACAGGATCCCAAGATGCCCGAAGAGCGACTGCAGCGCCAGCAGTCGAATGCCTCGAGGGCCAGCAGCCAGGAGGAGAAGCAGAGCCGCCTGGAGTTGGAGAAGCGGGCAGCCGccgaggagcaccagcagaaGCGGGAGATCTTTATCAGCATTGAGACGGAGACCAATGCCCAGGGCCGCTCGCCCATTTCGCCCGAGTCACTGCGCCACATGGTCGGCAACGCCCAGACGCCCATCGATGTGCTGCACATTGAGAACGGAATCGAGCCGGAGCACGCCAGGTTCAGCAAGATCAGCGACACGGAGGATGCCTGCGACGAGCCCGGGGATCGGGCCAGCCAGGCCACCAATCGACTGGCCCCATCCTCGAGCGGCTCCGctttggcgcccaacgtgcaGCTGAACAATGCCAAGAACCTGATTCAGCAGATGCAAAGCGATTTCCGGCAGATGGGCGAGGAGGCCAGTGTCTCCATGCGGCGCATGCTCATTGTGGGCAACAATGGCGGACGAGCAGGCGAGGAGTTCAGGGATGCAAATCCAGGGGGTCCAGGTCAGGGTCAGGGTCAGCAGCCGCATCATCAGGTTAAGGCCAACTCTCCACTGACGCCTTCGCCCTCGGCGGACTCGGATGAGCTGAGCAGTCTGGATGGCTATCCCATGTCCTCGTCGCACGGTTCACGTCGCGGAGCCAGCTCCAAGCTGAGCTCGGATTCGGCATATGGAAG TAGCAACTCACCTTATAGCTTGTCGCGACAGCGCTCCACGGAACTTCAAACGGGGTCACCTCGTGGCCAGGGACTCCTGCGTCCGCATACAGCCAGTGCCAAGCTCCCCGGCTGCATGATGGATGCCTCCACGCAGGCCCAAACCGACTATGGAACTCTAAAGGCTCGCCAGCGGCTCTTTGCCCCAGACTTTGGGAACAACAATGGGGCAGGTTCCGAGTCCTGCAGCAGTGGATCCGACCACTCCTTTGCAGCGCAGCCGAAtccgcaacagcagcagcagcaggagacGAGCAACTACAActaccagcagcagcagcagcaacaggagACCGGCAACTACAActaccagcagcaacagcagcagcagcaggagcaggagcaggccCAATCCCCACCAGcttacaacaacaacaacaacaacgacaacaacaacagcgtaCCGATGACACCCACCACATCTGAGCACTCCCTGAAGAGCAACTCATCCACGAGCGAAAGTAAAAAGATGTCGAACTTCTGCTATGAATGTGGCTCGAAGTTCATCATTAAGAGCGCCAAATTCTGCATGGACTGCGGTGTTAAGCGGGTGAAACT AAATCCTCGAAATCGGAACACGGAACACTATAACCCGGAAGACACTCGCCCCCAAGACGAAGACGACTGTCTGGATCGATCTTAA
- the LOC119552181 gene encoding uncharacterized protein LOC119552181 isoform X5 — protein MATSDQSRRPLEPIFIATPPPTPLLHLHSSITRTTTPREMPTMYHFDFATSSTTDPEAEEPMRGAGDDPLPPPPLTSGSSLPVPEYVPEQTKQLTPCPCCSRTFVVDALRKHVVICEKSSKKRKIFDSSRQRRDGTALSTYVLPKNFGLPNAERTAGLPSPPTSSREAMTTSVNAAPPEPVNSPQPVRRKSQSEVVRSTARASLRKAASTLSSNSASEAPAGPPAAPAAPPVRERSLARRIKAPACDRCPHCERTFNPKAFDRHVEWCKEKAILNNIKSTNSQETSKAKERLEARKQYKPPNLKTKRSLARDKYSGNHEELLEAGEIAAPKPSMMSLSMTSSVHSDNGLGDKYDPFLSAKRQLEELCSPSTPPPEEEVTATTTTTNTTIRTPKTPTPSIAMTTSLTTSTIKPAQIAQKTTPGSNFRRTSSLRGPRRTPMLNSRPLFATNYRPTIQRGLSDEGPISTNFLKPEEFDEMPVRAACGNDFHSPRVVRRDTSASNRKQLLKLPVGSGSNEPSSQAGRNVAKTDSLAVFLKYEHELEQLNAKAAELAAASQLTSKEQKDKSNTLSKQNSAKSLGQSTPTQLPPLTPTTVPKSPSGAVKEVASYPPVATPLRLEPISSKPVMNMNPPAPLTPIKLESIFGPRRETTFGSGGPVTATLPGDYIDPKLINACDNLHVNSGISSDASSTPQQLSQSRSRSSSQSTITHERRQSGEARNLLKRKMRLGRNQFLYDASPEDADASSGCSADDEANRSSMEYDEQCWQQQQKQLLANPLPLVMPMVHNAMPTFDDFDFEEFLSSFENENEDEQFPLFKDCREFLMNRSTSRQRSFQKATSTPQTTVTATQLSAQPHGLQSKIKDNHHAHRSQQDPKMPEERLQRQQSNASRASSQEEKQSRLELEKRAAAEEHQQKREIFISIETETNAQGRSPISPESLRHMVGNAQTPIDVLHIENGIEPEHARFSKISDTEDACDEPGDRASQATNRLAPSSSGSALAPNVQLNNAKNLIQQMQSDFRQMGEEASVSMRRMLIVGNNGGRAGEEFRDANPGGPGQGQGQQPHHQVKANSPLTPSPSADSDELSSLDGYPMSSSHGSRRGASSKLSSDSAYGSSNSPYSLSRQRSTELQTGSPRGQGLLRPHTASAKLPGCMMDASTQAQTDYGTLKARQRLFAPDFGNNNGAGSESCSSGSDHSFAAQPNPQQQQQQETSNYNYQQQQQQQETGNYNYQQQQQQQQEQEQAQSPPAYNNNNNNDNNNSVPMTPTTSEHSLKSNSSTSESKKMSNFCYECGSKFIIKSAKFCMDCGVKRVKLNPRNRNTEHYNPEDTRPQDEDDCLDRS, from the exons ATGGCCACTTCGGATCAGAGCAGAAGGCCCCTGGAGCCGATCTTCATCGCCACCCCGCCGCCCACGCCCCTGCTGCACCTCCACAGCTCCATAACGCGCACCACAACGCCCCGCGAAATGCCCACCATGTACCACTTCGATTTTG CAACAAGCAGCACCACGGATCCCGAGGCGGAAGAACCGATGCGGGGCGCGGGGGATGacccgctgcccccgccgccaCTGACCTCCGGCTCGTCCCTTCCGGTGCCGGAGTACGTTCCGGAGCAGACCAAGCAGCTGACCCCCTGCCCCTGCTGCAGCCGCACCTTCGTCGTGGACGCCCTGCGCAAGCACGTCGTCATCTGCGAGAAGTCCTCCAAGAAGCGCAAGATCTTCGATTCCTCGAGACAGCGCCGCGACGGAACCGCTCTGTCCACCTACGTGCTGCCCAAGAACTTTGGCCTCCCCAATGCGGAACGCACGGCGGGATTGCCCTCTCCTCCGACCTCCAGTCGCGAGGCCATGACCACATCGGTGAATGCTGCGCCACCAGAG CCGGTGAACTCTCCTCAGCCAGTTCGTCGCAAGTCGCAGTCCGAAGTGGTTCGCTCCACTGCCCGCGCCTCTCTGCGCAAGGCGGCCTCCACACTCTCCTCCAACTCGGCGTCAGAGGCTCCAGCTGGGCCACCTGCTGCTCCGGCTGCTCCCCCGGTCCGCGAGAGATCGCTGGCCAGGCGGATCAAGGCACCCGCCTGCGATCGCTGCCCCCACTGCGAACGCACCTTCAATCCAAAGGCCTTCGACCGCCACGTGGAGTGGTGCAAGGAGAAGGCCATCCTGAACAACATCAAGTCCACCAATAGCCAGGAGACCAGCAAGGCCAAGGAGCGCCTGGAGGCCAGGAAGCAGTACAAGCCTCCGAATCTGAA GACTAAGAGATCTCTGGCCCGGGACAAGTACTCTGGAAACCACGAGGAGCTCCTGGAGGCGGGAGAGATCGCGGCACCCAAGCCAAGTATGATGTCCCTTTCGATGACCTCGTCCGTGCACAGTGACAA CGGCCTGGGGGACAAATACGATCCCTTCCTCTCGGCCAAgcgacagctggaggagctcTGCTCGCCCAGCACGCCGCCGCCGGAGGAGGAGGTGACCGCCACCACCACAACTACAAACACTACCATCAGAACACCAAAAACACCTACACCCAGTATAGCCATGACCACTTCTTTGACCACGTCGACGATTAAGCCAGCGCAGATTGCCCAGAAGACCACGCCGGGCTCCAATTTCCGACGCACTTCATCGCTTAGGGGTCCCCGTCGCACGCCCATGCTAAACAGTCGCCCCCTGTTCGCCACCAACTATCGCCCCACCATTCAACGGGGTCTCTCCGATGAGGGTCCCATCTCCACCAACTTCCTGAAACCCGAGGAGTTCGACGAGATGCCAGTGAGGGCAGCCTGCGGCAATGATTTCCACAGTCCGCGGGTGGTGCGTCGGGATACGAGTGCCTCCAACCGCAAGCAGCTGCTCAAGCTGCCAGTGGGCTCAGGGAGCAACGAACCGTCATCCCAGGCCGGACGCAATGTGGCCAAGACGGACTCCCTGGCCGTGTTCCTCAAGTACGAGCACGAGCTGGAGCAGCTAAATGCCAAGGCGGCGGAGCTGGCAGCCGCCAGTCAGTTGACCAGCAAGGAGCAGAAGGACAAGAGCAACACGCTGAGTAAGCAGAACTCGGCCAAGAGCCTGGGACAGAGCACTCCCACGCAGTTGCCTCCATTGACTCCAACGACGGTGCCGAAATCGCCAAGTGGTGCGGTCAAGGAGGTGGCCAGCTATCCACCGGTGGCCACTCCCTTGCGACTGGAGCCCATCAGTAGTAAGCCAGTGATGAACATGAATCCTCCAGCTCCTCTCACACCCATAAAGCTGGAGAGCATCTTTGGTCCCAGGAGGGAAACGACTTTTGGGTCGGGAGGACCAGTTACAGCAACACTTCCAGGCGACTACATAGATCCCAAGCTGATAAACGCCTGCGATAATCTGCATGTCAACAGCGGCATATCCTCGGACGCCAGCTCCACGCCCCAGCAGTTGTCCCAGAGCCGCAGCCGGAGCAGCTCCCAGTCCACCATCACCCACGAACGCAGGCAATCCGGCGAGGCCAGGAACCTGCTGAAGCGCAAGATGCGACTGGGACGCAACCAGTTTCTGTACGACGCTTCTCCCGAAGATGCGGACGCCTCCTCGGGCTGCTCGGCGGACGACGAGGCCAACCGCTCCTCCATGGAGTACGACGAGCAGTgctggcagcagcagcagaagcagctGCTGGCCAATCCGCTGCCGCTGGTCATGCCCATGGTGCACAACGCCATGCCCACCTTCGACGACTTCGACTTCGAGGAGTTCCTCTCCTCATTCGAGAACGAGAATGAGGACGAGCAATTCCCGCTGTTCAAGGACTGTCGCGAGTTCCTCATGAATCGCTCGACGAGCAGACAACGCTCGTTCCAGAAAGCGACTTCGACGCCACAGACGACAGTCACAGCCACACAGCTCAGCGCACAGCCACACGGTCTCCAGTCCAAGATTAAAGACAATCACCACGCCCACAGGTCTCAACAGGATCCCAAGATGCCCGAAGAGCGACTGCAGCGCCAGCAGTCGAATGCCTCGAGGGCCAGCAGCCAGGAGGAGAAGCAGAGCCGCCTGGAGTTGGAGAAGCGGGCAGCCGccgaggagcaccagcagaaGCGGGAGATCTTTATCAGCATTGAGACGGAGACCAATGCCCAGGGCCGCTCGCCCATTTCGCCCGAGTCACTGCGCCACATGGTCGGCAACGCCCAGACGCCCATCGATGTGCTGCACATTGAGAACGGAATCGAGCCGGAGCACGCCAGGTTCAGCAAGATCAGCGACACGGAGGATGCCTGCGACGAGCCCGGGGATCGGGCCAGCCAGGCCACCAATCGACTGGCCCCATCCTCGAGCGGCTCCGctttggcgcccaacgtgcaGCTGAACAATGCCAAGAACCTGATTCAGCAGATGCAAAGCGATTTCCGGCAGATGGGCGAGGAGGCCAGTGTCTCCATGCGGCGCATGCTCATTGTGGGCAACAATGGCGGACGAGCAGGCGAGGAGTTCAGGGATGCAAATCCAGGGGGTCCAGGTCAGGGTCAGGGTCAGCAGCCGCATCATCAGGTTAAGGCCAACTCTCCACTGACGCCTTCGCCCTCGGCGGACTCGGATGAGCTGAGCAGTCTGGATGGCTATCCCATGTCCTCGTCGCACGGTTCACGTCGCGGAGCCAGCTCCAAGCTGAGCTCGGATTCGGCATATGGAAG TAGCAACTCACCTTATAGCTTGTCGCGACAGCGCTCCACGGAACTTCAAACGGGGTCACCTCGTGGCCAGGGACTCCTGCGTCCGCATACAGCCAGTGCCAAGCTCCCCGGCTGCATGATGGATGCCTCCACGCAGGCCCAAACCGACTATGGAACTCTAAAGGCTCGCCAGCGGCTCTTTGCCCCAGACTTTGGGAACAACAATGGGGCAGGTTCCGAGTCCTGCAGCAGTGGATCCGACCACTCCTTTGCAGCGCAGCCGAAtccgcaacagcagcagcagcaggagacGAGCAACTACAActaccagcagcagcagcagcaacaggagACCGGCAACTACAActaccagcagcaacagcagcagcagcaggagcaggagcaggccCAATCCCCACCAGcttacaacaacaacaacaacaacgacaacaacaacagcgtaCCGATGACACCCACCACATCTGAGCACTCCCTGAAGAGCAACTCATCCACGAGCGAAAGTAAAAAGATGTCGAACTTCTGCTATGAATGTGGCTCGAAGTTCATCATTAAGAGCGCCAAATTCTGCATGGACTGCGGTGTTAAGCGGGTGAAACT AAATCCTCGAAATCGGAACACGGAACACTATAACCCGGAAGACACTCGCCCCCAAGACGAAGACGACTGTCTGGATCGATCTTAA